A DNA window from Parabacteroides johnsonii DSM 18315 contains the following coding sequences:
- a CDS encoding 1-acyl-sn-glycerol-3-phosphate acyltransferase codes for MTQEGITQIDIQQVLRQKAPSAVRKIPGFIVRYLIRTVHQEELNDILRRYHDKDGVAFMQELIGYFDLNLELVNEENIPSEGRYIFASNHPLGGLDGICLSAIIGGRFDGKIRYLVNDLLLYLSNLRSIFVPINKHGAQGKKNAELIEKAYASDNQIITFPAGLCSRKQNGKIQDPEWKKSFIQKAVEYRRDIVPVFFEGRNSNFFYRLANVRKALGIKMNYEMIYLPDEMFKSKHKTYRIHFGKPISWQTFDSSRKPAEWAEWMKEVVYNLKK; via the coding sequence ATGACACAAGAAGGTATTACACAGATAGACATCCAACAGGTATTACGGCAAAAGGCGCCTTCGGCCGTCCGTAAGATTCCCGGCTTTATAGTCCGCTATCTGATCCGAACTGTTCATCAGGAGGAACTGAACGACATCCTCCGCCGGTATCACGATAAAGACGGGGTAGCGTTCATGCAGGAGTTGATCGGATATTTTGACTTGAACCTGGAATTGGTAAACGAGGAGAATATTCCTTCCGAAGGGCGGTACATATTCGCTTCCAACCACCCGCTGGGCGGACTGGACGGAATTTGCCTGTCGGCCATTATCGGCGGACGCTTCGACGGGAAGATCCGCTACCTGGTAAATGACCTGCTGCTCTACCTGTCCAACCTGAGATCGATCTTCGTCCCCATCAACAAACATGGGGCGCAGGGGAAAAAGAACGCCGAACTGATCGAAAAGGCTTATGCTTCGGACAACCAGATCATCACATTTCCTGCCGGCTTATGCTCACGCAAACAAAACGGAAAGATACAGGATCCCGAATGGAAGAAGTCGTTTATCCAAAAGGCCGTGGAATACCGGCGGGACATCGTACCGGTGTTTTTCGAAGGACGTAACTCCAACTTTTTCTACCGTCTCGCCAACGTGCGGAAAGCATTGGGTATAAAGATGAATTACGAAATGATCTACCTGCCCGACGAGATGTTTAAAAGCAAACACAAGACATACCGCATCCATTTCGGGAAGCCGATTTCCTGGCAAACCTTCGACAGTAGCCGTAAACCGGCAGAGTGGGCAGAATGGATGAAGGAGGTCGTCTATAATCTAAAGAAATAA
- a CDS encoding GNAT family N-acetyltransferase — MQDIIKPIDRALLKAELTGDKKLRRTNKSNNEIYIVTAHDSPNVMQEIGRLREIAFRYYGGGTGFPVDIDEYDTMDDAYRQLIVWSPEDEQILGGYRFLCGSDVKFDKTGKPVLATSHLFSFSDKFNKEYLPYTVELGRSFVTLEYQSTRSGSAKGLFVLDNLWDGLGALSVVDPSLQYYFGKVTMYNTYNSEARNMILYFLNMHFPDPEKLITPACPLETDTDLKKMQELFKYDNFKDNYKVLNQEVRKFGINVPPLVNAYMSLSPKMRVFGTAINHEFGEVEETGILIAIDEILEDKKKRHIETYLNEEGKSADLIRKTDI; from the coding sequence ATGCAAGACATTATCAAACCGATTGACCGTGCTCTCCTGAAAGCTGAACTGACCGGGGACAAGAAGCTGCGGAGAACCAACAAATCCAATAATGAGATATACATTGTCACAGCCCACGACTCTCCCAACGTGATGCAGGAAATCGGACGACTCAGGGAAATCGCTTTCCGATATTATGGAGGCGGGACCGGCTTTCCGGTCGATATCGACGAATACGACACGATGGACGATGCTTACCGCCAACTTATCGTATGGAGTCCTGAAGATGAACAAATTTTGGGTGGTTACCGCTTCCTCTGCGGTTCGGACGTAAAGTTCGACAAAACCGGCAAACCTGTTTTAGCAACTTCCCATCTGTTTAGTTTTTCCGATAAGTTCAATAAAGAATATTTACCGTACACGGTCGAGCTGGGCCGTTCGTTCGTGACGCTGGAATACCAGTCAACCCGTAGTGGCAGCGCAAAGGGACTGTTCGTTTTGGACAATCTTTGGGATGGCCTGGGGGCTCTTTCCGTGGTAGATCCCAGCTTGCAGTATTATTTCGGGAAGGTAACGATGTATAACACCTACAATTCCGAAGCCCGCAACATGATCCTGTATTTCCTGAACATGCACTTCCCCGATCCGGAGAAACTGATCACTCCGGCTTGTCCTTTGGAAACAGACACGGACCTAAAAAAGATGCAGGAGCTTTTCAAGTATGACAACTTCAAGGACAATTATAAAGTGTTGAACCAAGAAGTTCGCAAGTTCGGCATCAATGTGCCGCCGCTGGTCAATGCTTATATGAGCCTTTCCCCTAAGATGCGCGTATTCGGCACAGCTATCAACCATGAATTCGGGGAAGTGGAAGAAACCGGCATCTTGATCGCTATCGACGAGATTCTCGAAGACAAAAAGAAGCGTCATATCGAGACCTATCTGAACGAGGAAGGCAAATCGGCTGACCTGATACGCAAGACCGACATCTAA
- a CDS encoding DUF3109 family protein yields the protein MIQIDNTLVSLDVLERQFLCDLSHCKGICCVEGDSGAPLLEEEVGELEKALPAIWDDLAPKAQEIIKKQGVAYIDEEGDLVTSIVNGKDCVFTCYDADGTCKCAVEKAYREGKLSFYKPVSCHLYPIRVEKYDTFEAVNYNRWNICKAAEILGKKEKLPVYKFLKEPLIRRFGKEWYEALEEIAGEWEKQKSEE from the coding sequence GTGATACAAATCGACAATACCCTGGTCAGCCTCGACGTCCTCGAACGTCAGTTTTTATGTGATCTGTCGCATTGCAAAGGCATTTGCTGTGTGGAAGGTGATTCCGGCGCACCCCTGCTGGAGGAAGAGGTAGGCGAACTGGAAAAAGCTCTTCCGGCTATCTGGGACGATCTGGCGCCGAAAGCTCAGGAAATCATCAAGAAACAAGGCGTTGCCTATATTGATGAAGAGGGAGACTTGGTGACTTCTATCGTGAACGGGAAAGACTGTGTTTTTACCTGCTATGATGCGGACGGAACTTGCAAATGTGCGGTGGAGAAGGCTTATCGCGAGGGGAAGCTCTCTTTCTATAAACCGGTTTCCTGCCACCTGTACCCGATACGTGTGGAAAAGTACGATACGTTCGAAGCTGTTAATTATAATCGCTGGAATATCTGCAAGGCCGCAGAGATATTGGGTAAGAAAGAAAAACTCCCGGTCTATAAGTTTCTGAAGGAACCGCTGATCCGCCGTTTCGGAAAGGAATGGTACGAGGCTCTTGAGGAGATTGCCGGAGAGTGGGAGAAACAGAAGAGCGAAGAGTAA
- the gpmI gene encoding 2,3-bisphosphoglycerate-independent phosphoglycerate mutase translates to MSKKALLMILDGWGIGDQGKDDVIFNTPTPYWDSLLATYPHSQLQASGENVGLPDGQMGNSEVGHLNIGAGRIVYQDLVKINRACADNSIMKNPEIVSAFSYAKENGKNIHFMGLTSNGGVHSSFDHLFKLCDISKEYGIDNTFIHCFMDGRDTDPKSGKGFIEQLTAHCEQSAGKIASIVGRFYAMDRDKRWERVKEAYDLLVEGKGKQATDMVQAMQESYDEGVTDEFIKPINNATVDGTIKEGDVVIFFNYRNDRAKELTVVLTQQDMPEQGMHTIPGLQFYCMTPYDASFKGVHILFDKENVQNTLGEYLAENGKTQLHIAETEKYAHVTFFFNGGRETPYKAEERILVPSPKVATYDLKPEMSAYEVKDKLVEAIHTQKFDFIVVNYANGDMVGHTGIYSAIEKAVTAIDNCVKDTVEAAKANGYEVIIIADHGNADHALNEDGTPNTAHSLNPVPFVYVTENKNAKVENGVLADVAPSILHILGMAQPADMTGNDLIKN, encoded by the coding sequence ATGAGCAAGAAAGCCCTTTTAATGATTCTTGACGGCTGGGGTATCGGCGATCAAGGTAAAGACGATGTAATCTTTAACACTCCCACTCCTTATTGGGACAGCCTGCTGGCCACTTATCCTCATTCACAGTTACAGGCAAGCGGCGAAAACGTCGGGCTGCCTGACGGACAAATGGGTAACTCTGAAGTCGGACACCTCAATATCGGGGCCGGACGTATCGTTTACCAGGATTTGGTGAAGATCAACCGTGCCTGTGCCGACAACAGCATCATGAAGAACCCTGAAATCGTTTCTGCCTTCTCTTATGCCAAAGAAAATGGCAAAAACATCCATTTCATGGGGTTGACCTCCAATGGTGGTGTACACAGTTCTTTCGATCACCTGTTCAAACTTTGCGATATCTCCAAAGAATACGGAATCGACAATACTTTCATCCACTGCTTCATGGACGGTCGCGATACAGATCCGAAGAGCGGTAAAGGATTTATCGAACAATTGACGGCCCATTGTGAACAGTCGGCCGGAAAGATCGCATCCATCGTCGGTCGTTTCTATGCAATGGACCGTGACAAACGTTGGGAACGCGTGAAAGAAGCCTATGATTTGTTGGTTGAAGGCAAGGGCAAACAGGCTACCGATATGGTTCAGGCCATGCAGGAATCGTATGATGAAGGCGTGACCGACGAGTTTATCAAGCCGATCAACAACGCTACTGTAGACGGTACGATCAAAGAAGGTGATGTCGTGATTTTCTTCAACTACCGTAACGACCGTGCAAAAGAGCTGACTGTCGTGCTGACTCAGCAGGATATGCCGGAACAGGGCATGCATACGATCCCCGGCTTGCAGTTCTATTGCATGACTCCGTACGATGCTTCTTTCAAAGGTGTTCATATCCTGTTCGATAAGGAAAATGTCCAGAATACATTGGGAGAATACCTGGCTGAAAACGGGAAAACCCAGCTTCATATCGCTGAAACGGAAAAGTATGCTCACGTGACTTTCTTCTTCAACGGTGGTCGCGAAACTCCATACAAGGCTGAAGAGCGCATCTTGGTTCCGAGTCCGAAGGTTGCCACTTACGACCTGAAGCCGGAAATGAGCGCTTACGAAGTAAAAGACAAATTGGTGGAAGCTATCCATACACAGAAGTTCGACTTTATCGTCGTAAACTATGCTAACGGCGACATGGTAGGCCATACCGGTATCTACAGCGCTATCGAGAAGGCGGTAACTGCTATCGACAACTGTGTGAAAGACACTGTCGAAGCTGCTAAAGCCAACGGTTATGAAGTGATCATCATCGCCGACCACGGTAATGCCGATCACGCACTCAACGAAGACGGCACTCCCAACACGGCCCACTCTCTGAACCCTGTTCCTTTTGTATATGTGACAGAAAACAAAAATGCAAAAGTGGAAAACGGTGTCCTGGCCGATGTGGCTCCGTCTATCCTGCACATTTTGGGTATGGCACAGCCGGCTGATATGACAGGAAATGATTTGATTAAAAACTGA
- a CDS encoding M48 family metallopeptidase yields the protein MEKTIQDKELGTILLRTSPRAIHYTLKISKGTITATMPPGGDEARMLAFIRENRKKLLIALAKHPARPLLTDETEMQTATFRLHIFRTDRANFYMKLEGGILHIACPTQTDFVDERVQKLLKDFLEQALRHEARRLLPTRLLDLASRHNFTCTGVKIFNSKSHWGSCTPRRSINLSLSLMLLPWHLIDYVLLHELCHTIEMNHSDRFWALMDKVTDGKALELRKELKKYHML from the coding sequence ATGGAAAAGACGATACAAGATAAGGAGTTGGGAACCATCCTTCTCCGCACCAGTCCCCGTGCTATCCACTACACGTTGAAAATCTCCAAAGGGACAATTACGGCAACCATGCCCCCGGGAGGCGATGAAGCGCGTATGCTGGCTTTTATCCGCGAAAACAGGAAAAAACTCCTCATAGCCCTTGCCAAACATCCCGCCCGTCCGCTCCTGACGGATGAGACAGAGATGCAGACCGCAACGTTCCGCCTCCATATCTTCCGTACCGACCGGGCTAACTTCTATATGAAATTAGAGGGTGGCATCCTGCACATTGCCTGCCCCACACAAACAGACTTTGTCGACGAACGTGTACAAAAACTCCTGAAAGACTTCTTAGAGCAGGCTCTCCGTCACGAGGCCCGCCGCCTCCTGCCTACACGGTTGCTTGATCTGGCTTCCCGGCACAACTTCACCTGTACGGGTGTAAAGATCTTCAACAGCAAAAGTCATTGGGGAAGTTGCACACCACGACGCAGCATCAATCTCTCCCTCTCCCTGATGCTCTTGCCCTGGCACCTGATCGACTATGTCCTCCTCCACGAACTTTGCCACACCATCGAGATGAACCACAGCGACCGTTTTTGGGCACTTATGGACAAGGTCACAGACGGGAAAGCGTTAGAGCTGAGGAAAGAGTTAAAGAAGTATCATATGTTGTAA
- a CDS encoding DUF6383 domain-containing protein produces the protein MNKRFSTLVAAFAAIATVSYAQIGDKYVHLKASSTTNFLTVTKENSAKADSVKLESSANLTTKAQKDSALWLPKFVEKMVSGDSVFQFVNKATKKNLSFAVKKNGAGAYGTMIAPGVDKFVFKTGVAGGSEIYAAYGQDSIVSISTTPGKLNVGTSLPGEKFEVAAPASISLATVADLAGKLSTFKFEFKGKDGGIFTATDLIPVPVQVAGVDKYRFQVVGQEKSTKGTKKDQYITIDTTMIGSTTSIQVAAFKLDTIVAAGGAQYQGGNEGLQTFKLSMDLGNDSISMTTDSIVRFVNGKYEVAVHGGATSTYIVGYKTFNGAPVLCIDSAAIEAPFITLAKGTPVKLAGGTGVYSLQLKAKGGNSEVANNDKYLVGDGSAYVAAASAYIPSTQFYVKEHEDGTYSIQGREATSISTKTGSNGETYGEAIASSLLLDEEPLYAVDVANGVYHLGKGADTDTLVFKKLDVDLTNEHIGYKYYTKEEMGYGAVKFNLASAAADDIYLSLVQDSVIAGAKGAEKALELRLVEGAEIAKDTVYYGAQALGDTLVRVAYALEQAYDAEGRLAHEPVNSVEVVKLSKKANLQNQRFFFVAGPAEDSYKIVEATTTNNDILTLNISNLSVTYDEPVAGVETYFNIEGAEAPVYKKMESGHYNIGNGLEMLTASAGVAKMLRVGDELKAASTADDFSLYVDSAYVNRGEDNTEYGYYIYKGAEVKNDTIIGSVLSAKGKFAADAAKGDSAIFRSATIVKDTIAYEGDLKDGKQNKYKVRDAKNTSLVGFKVVEEGGFEIVALNSNKKLAVVNGVVIFSDNVAPLTFTTEATEAPTANEDVEVSEVTVIAGNGNVTVAGAQGKKVVISNILGQTVANTVIASDNATIAAPQGVVVVAVEGEEAVKAIVK, from the coding sequence ATGAACAAGAGATTTTCTACTCTCGTTGCTGCGTTCGCAGCAATTGCTACTGTCTCTTATGCACAGATCGGTGACAAGTATGTGCATTTGAAGGCTAGTAGTACTACTAATTTCCTTACGGTTACAAAGGAGAATTCGGCAAAAGCTGACTCTGTAAAACTTGAATCTTCTGCGAATTTGACAACTAAAGCTCAAAAAGACTCTGCTTTGTGGTTGCCGAAGTTTGTTGAGAAGATGGTTTCTGGAGATTCTGTATTCCAGTTTGTAAACAAAGCTACAAAGAAGAATTTGTCTTTTGCAGTGAAGAAAAATGGTGCCGGTGCATATGGTACTATGATTGCTCCGGGTGTTGACAAGTTTGTCTTCAAGACAGGCGTAGCTGGTGGTTCTGAAATCTATGCAGCTTATGGTCAGGATTCGATTGTGTCTATTAGTACTACTCCTGGAAAGCTGAATGTAGGAACTTCATTGCCGGGTGAAAAGTTTGAAGTTGCAGCTCCTGCTTCGATCTCTTTAGCTACTGTCGCAGATTTGGCCGGTAAACTTTCTACTTTCAAATTTGAATTCAAAGGAAAAGACGGTGGAATCTTCACTGCTACGGATTTGATTCCGGTTCCGGTACAGGTTGCTGGTGTTGATAAATATCGTTTCCAGGTTGTAGGTCAGGAAAAGAGCACAAAGGGTACGAAGAAGGATCAGTATATCACTATCGATACTACAATGATCGGTTCTACTACTTCTATTCAGGTAGCTGCTTTCAAATTGGATACAATCGTTGCTGCCGGTGGTGCACAGTACCAGGGAGGTAATGAAGGTTTGCAGACATTCAAATTGTCAATGGATTTGGGTAACGACTCAATCAGTATGACGACAGATTCTATTGTCCGTTTTGTAAATGGTAAATACGAAGTTGCTGTTCATGGTGGTGCTACATCTACCTATATCGTTGGTTACAAGACTTTCAATGGTGCGCCGGTATTATGTATCGACTCTGCTGCTATTGAAGCTCCGTTTATCACACTTGCTAAAGGTACTCCGGTTAAATTGGCTGGTGGAACAGGTGTTTACTCTTTGCAATTGAAGGCTAAGGGTGGCAATTCTGAGGTTGCTAATAATGACAAGTATTTGGTAGGTGATGGCTCTGCATATGTAGCAGCAGCTTCTGCCTATATTCCTTCTACCCAGTTCTATGTAAAAGAACATGAAGATGGCACTTATTCTATCCAAGGTCGTGAAGCTACTTCTATATCAACTAAGACGGGTTCTAATGGCGAAACTTATGGTGAAGCAATTGCTTCTTCTTTGCTTTTGGACGAAGAACCGTTATATGCTGTTGATGTAGCAAATGGTGTTTATCACTTAGGTAAAGGTGCTGACACAGATACTCTTGTGTTCAAGAAATTGGATGTAGATTTGACAAATGAACATATCGGTTACAAGTACTATACAAAAGAAGAAATGGGTTATGGCGCTGTTAAGTTCAACTTAGCTTCTGCTGCTGCCGATGATATCTATTTGTCTTTGGTTCAAGATTCTGTGATTGCTGGTGCTAAGGGGGCTGAAAAGGCACTTGAATTGCGTTTAGTTGAAGGTGCAGAGATCGCAAAAGACACTGTTTATTATGGTGCTCAGGCATTAGGTGATACGTTGGTTCGTGTTGCTTATGCATTGGAACAGGCTTATGATGCAGAAGGGCGTTTGGCTCACGAACCTGTCAACAGTGTTGAAGTTGTTAAGTTGAGCAAAAAAGCCAACTTGCAAAATCAGCGTTTCTTCTTTGTAGCAGGTCCTGCTGAAGATTCTTATAAGATCGTTGAAGCAACGACTACTAATAACGATATACTCACATTGAACATCTCTAACTTGTCTGTGACTTATGATGAACCGGTTGCCGGTGTTGAGACTTATTTCAACATCGAAGGTGCTGAAGCTCCTGTTTACAAGAAGATGGAAAGCGGTCACTACAATATCGGTAACGGTCTGGAAATGTTGACAGCTTCTGCCGGTGTAGCTAAAATGTTGCGCGTTGGTGACGAACTGAAGGCTGCTTCTACTGCTGATGACTTCTCTCTGTATGTTGACTCTGCTTATGTAAACCGTGGTGAAGACAATACGGAATATGGTTACTACATCTACAAAGGCGCAGAAGTTAAGAATGACACGATCATTGGTTCTGTTCTGTCTGCTAAGGGTAAATTCGCTGCTGACGCTGCTAAGGGTGACAGCGCTATCTTCCGTTCTGCAACAATTGTAAAGGATACTATTGCTTATGAAGGTGATTTGAAAGATGGCAAGCAGAATAAGTATAAAGTGAGAGATGCTAAGAACACTTCTCTTGTAGGTTTCAAAGTGGTTGAAGAAGGTGGCTTCGAAATCGTTGCTTTGAACTCAAACAAGAAGTTGGCCGTAGTAAACGGTGTCGTTATCTTCTCTGACAACGTTGCTCCTTTGACATTCACAACTGAAGCAACTGAAGCTCCTACAGCAAACGAAGATGTTGAAGTTTCTGAAGTAACTGTTATCGCTGGTAACGGTAATGTAACAGTAGCAGGTGCTCAGGGCAAGAAGGTTGTTATCTCTAACATCCTTGGCCAGACAGTTGCTAACACGGTTATCGCTTCCGACAACGCAACTATCGCTGCTCCTCAGGGTGTAGTTGTGGTTGCTGTTGAAGGCGAAGAAGCTGTTAAAGCTATCGTTAAGTAA
- a CDS encoding carbon starvation CstA family protein gives MITFVCCLIALIVGYFVYGTFIERIFGIDAKRQTPAYTHQDGVDYIPMPTWKVFMIQFLNIAGLGPIFGAIMGAKFGTASFLWIVLGSIFAGSVHDYLSGMLSLRHNGESLPEIIGRYLGVNFKQFMRGFTVILMVLVGSVFVAGPAGLLAKLTPEHLDTTFWIIVVFLYYILATLLPVDKIIGKIYPLFAAALLFMAIGILVMLFVNHPPLPEITDGMPNTYPGHLPIFPIMFVSIACGAISGFHATQSPLMARCIKNEKYGRPIFFGSMITEGIVALIWAAAATYFYHNNGMGENNAAVVVDSITKEWLGTVGGVLAVLGVIAAPITSGDTAFRSARLIVADFLHLEQRSISKRLMICVPLFLVAIALLLYSQKDKDGFDMIWRYFAWSNQTLAVFTLWALTVYLVISKKPYIVTLIPALFMTAVCSTYIFVAPEGLGMENGISQIIGFAITIVVLAFFLVWKKKSSKMI, from the coding sequence ATGATTACTTTTGTTTGTTGCCTTATTGCACTCATCGTAGGTTATTTCGTCTACGGTACATTCATTGAACGTATTTTCGGCATAGATGCCAAACGGCAGACTCCTGCCTACACACATCAGGACGGCGTGGATTATATCCCGATGCCTACCTGGAAAGTCTTTATGATCCAGTTTCTGAACATCGCCGGATTGGGACCGATCTTCGGCGCCATTATGGGGGCGAAGTTCGGAACCGCCTCTTTCCTGTGGATCGTGCTGGGTAGTATCTTTGCCGGTTCGGTACACGATTACCTGTCCGGGATGTTGTCCTTGCGCCATAACGGGGAGAGCTTACCTGAGATTATCGGCCGCTACCTGGGGGTGAACTTCAAACAGTTTATGCGCGGGTTTACGGTGATCCTGATGGTGCTGGTCGGCTCCGTGTTTGTGGCCGGACCTGCCGGTCTGCTGGCTAAGCTGACACCGGAACATCTGGATACCACTTTCTGGATCATTGTCGTGTTCCTCTATTATATCTTGGCGACCTTGTTGCCGGTCGATAAGATTATCGGGAAAATCTATCCTTTGTTTGCTGCCGCTCTGTTATTTATGGCGATTGGTATCCTGGTGATGTTGTTTGTCAATCATCCGCCGTTGCCTGAGATCACGGATGGGATGCCGAACACTTATCCCGGTCATCTGCCTATCTTCCCGATCATGTTCGTCAGCATTGCCTGCGGTGCTATTTCCGGTTTCCACGCGACACAAAGTCCGTTGATGGCCCGTTGCATCAAGAATGAGAAGTACGGACGTCCTATATTCTTTGGTTCCATGATTACGGAAGGTATTGTTGCATTGATCTGGGCGGCTGCCGCTACTTATTTCTATCATAACAACGGTATGGGTGAAAACAATGCCGCCGTTGTCGTCGACAGCATTACGAAAGAGTGGCTCGGTACGGTAGGCGGCGTGTTGGCTGTCTTAGGTGTGATCGCCGCCCCGATTACTTCCGGTGATACGGCGTTTCGTTCGGCCCGTCTGATCGTAGCGGATTTCTTGCACCTCGAGCAGCGCAGTATCTCCAAGCGGCTCATGATCTGTGTACCTTTGTTCTTGGTGGCTATCGCTCTTTTGCTTTATAGTCAGAAAGACAAGGATGGCTTCGATATGATCTGGCGTTATTTTGCCTGGAGTAACCAGACGCTCGCGGTGTTTACTTTATGGGCGTTGACTGTCTATCTGGTAATATCGAAGAAGCCTTATATCGTTACACTGATCCCGGCCTTGTTTATGACAGCCGTCTGCTCGACATACATCTTTGTCGCTCCCGAAGGCTTAGGCATGGAAAACGGCATTTCACAAATTATCGGCTTTGCCATAACAATCGTTGTTTTAGCCTTTTTCCTGGTTTGGAAGAAGAAGAGCAGCAAGATGATATAA
- a CDS encoding GatB/YqeY domain-containing protein: MDLFERVSEDIKNAMKAQDKIALATLRNVKKFFLEAKTAPGANDTLTDADALKIMQKLVKQGKDSATIYVQQGRQDLADDELAQVAVIEKYLPKQMSAEELEAELKAIIAQVGAAGPKDMGKVMGVASKALAGKAEGRMISEVVKRLLN, from the coding sequence ATGGATTTGTTCGAAAGAGTCAGCGAAGACATTAAAAACGCAATGAAGGCGCAAGATAAAATCGCCCTCGCCACATTGAGAAACGTGAAGAAGTTCTTTCTCGAAGCGAAGACCGCTCCGGGAGCCAACGATACATTGACCGATGCTGATGCATTGAAGATCATGCAGAAGCTCGTCAAACAGGGTAAAGATTCCGCCACTATCTATGTGCAGCAAGGACGTCAGGATTTGGCAGACGACGAGTTGGCACAGGTTGCCGTTATCGAAAAGTACCTGCCGAAACAGATGTCGGCTGAAGAACTGGAAGCCGAGTTGAAGGCGATCATCGCGCAGGTAGGTGCTGCCGGCCCGAAAGACATGGGTAAGGTGATGGGAGTCGCTTCCAAAGCATTGGCAGGGAAAGCTGAAGGACGTATGATCTCGGAAGTCGTTAAAAGACTTCTGAATTGA
- the ftsZ gene encoding cell division protein FtsZ, translated as MDDNTYDFDLAKAPQTIIKVIGVGGGGGNAVSNMYREGIRDVSFVLCNTDNQALQKSEVPNKLLIGQNTTHGLGSGNVPEVGEKAALESKEDISRMLDDGTRMAFVTAGMGGGTGTGAGPVVAKISKDMGILTVGIVTIPFVFEGRPKIVKALRGVRNMAQNVDSLLVINNERLRNFADMPVPQANRKADETLTIAAKSIAEIVTTDLEQNVDFADVDTTMRNSGVALISIGFGEGEGRLRQAITEALESTLVNDVNNIFNAKRVAFVIYYSHEDELRISEMDDIHDFMSQFKTEYEVKWGHGYDDSLGHKIKITILVTGFGLEDILTKTEQQELVTEEQLREMAEKEEAERKRRAEEDALMGRYYGEYIDSRPNAEIVVFAVDELDDDALISFMEDKPAYKRTVKDIQQIRRKGEEPVRTQGMSFTSSTANQGKKPKSGGTVISFR; from the coding sequence ATGGACGATAATACATACGATTTTGATTTGGCAAAAGCGCCTCAGACAATCATCAAGGTGATCGGTGTCGGTGGCGGTGGTGGTAATGCGGTCAGCAATATGTATCGCGAAGGTATCCGGGATGTATCTTTCGTATTGTGCAATACCGATAACCAGGCGTTGCAGAAGTCGGAAGTACCCAATAAATTACTGATCGGACAGAATACGACGCATGGACTTGGTTCGGGGAATGTCCCGGAAGTTGGAGAAAAAGCCGCCTTGGAAAGTAAAGAAGACATCAGCCGGATGTTGGATGACGGTACTCGTATGGCCTTTGTTACTGCCGGAATGGGAGGTGGTACGGGAACTGGAGCCGGACCGGTAGTCGCTAAGATCTCTAAAGATATGGGGATTTTGACTGTCGGTATTGTTACGATACCTTTCGTCTTTGAAGGACGGCCGAAAATCGTGAAAGCGCTCCGTGGTGTCAGAAATATGGCGCAGAATGTCGATTCGCTTTTAGTGATTAACAATGAGCGGTTGAGGAATTTTGCCGATATGCCGGTTCCACAGGCGAATCGTAAAGCGGATGAAACATTGACAATCGCGGCCAAGAGTATAGCCGAAATCGTGACGACCGATTTGGAACAGAATGTCGACTTTGCCGATGTCGACACAACGATGCGTAACAGTGGAGTCGCTTTGATCAGTATCGGTTTCGGAGAAGGAGAAGGCCGTTTGCGACAAGCGATAACGGAAGCTTTGGAGAGTACGTTGGTCAACGATGTGAACAATATTTTCAATGCTAAGCGAGTAGCGTTTGTCATTTATTATAGTCATGAAGACGAACTTCGTATCAGTGAAATGGACGATATACATGATTTCATGTCGCAATTCAAGACTGAATACGAGGTGAAGTGGGGACATGGTTATGATGATAGTTTGGGTCATAAGATCAAGATTACGATCTTGGTGACCGGTTTCGGATTGGAAGATATCCTGACCAAGACGGAGCAGCAGGAGCTTGTCACAGAAGAACAACTGCGCGAAATGGCAGAGAAGGAAGAAGCGGAAAGGAAAAGACGAGCCGAAGAAGATGCCTTGATGGGACGTTATTACGGTGAATATATCGACTCGCGTCCGAATGCCGAAATCGTTGTCTTTGCCGTCGACGAATTGGACGATGACGCCCTGATCTCTTTCATGGAAGATAAACCGGCCTATAAACGGACTGTCAAAGACATACAGCAGATACGCCGGAAAGGAGAGGAACCGGTACGTACCCAAGGTATGTCGTTCACCTCTTCTACTGCTAACCAGGGCAAGAAGCCTAAGTCGGGCGGCACAGTTATTAGTTTTAGATGA